AAAACGGCGATTCCGAGCAATACCTGTATCTTGATGACAAGGAGGGGCTGTTAACTCTGGTGCAAATGGGTGTTCTTGAAATTCATCCCTGGGGCAGTACGGTAAAGCAGTACGAGTACCCGGATATTCTTATTTTTGATTTGGATCCCGGGGTCGGGGTGGCATGGAGTCAGGTGGTCGATGCCGCCTTCGATATCCGCGATCGCCTGGCGAGTTATTCGTTGCGCTGTTTTGTAAAAACAACCGGAGGAAAGGGTTTGCATCTGGTGATTCCCATTAAGCCTGACCATGATTGGGAAATGATAAAAAACTACACCCATGTGTTTGTTGAATACCTTGAAAAAATCAATCCTAAAAACTACATCAGCACCATGGCGAAAGTGAAGCGCAAGGGGAAAATTTTCGTTGATTACCTGCGCAATCAGCGCGGAGCCACGGCCATTGCCCCGTTTTCAACGCGAGCGAGGCCGCACGCACCGGTAGCAGTGCCTTTGCATTGGGAGGAGTTAAGCGGGCGATTTGATGACAATTTTTATACTATCCAGACGCTGCCAAAGCGGCTTAGGCAGTTAAAACACGATCCCTGGGCGGATTTCTGGACAATTGTGCAATCCCTGCGCATTGAAAACTAGTCAGGCATTTCGGATTGGATGGGATGTTAGGCTGTGGTATCCTCGCTCTTTCATCAAGACACAGGGAGCGAACGTGACGACCTTACTGATTTGCCTGTTTATTGCAGCATTACTACCCTATCTATCAAAGCTGGCAGTAGTCTATGCCATTAAAAAAGAAGGCCGCTACGATAATCATCATCCTCGCCAGCAGCAGGCCGGACTCACCGGCTTGGGTGCTCGGGCTGTGGCGGCGCATCAGAACAGCTTTGAAGCCTTGCTGGTTTTCTCCACGGCGGTTCTTGCGGCATTAGCGACTGAGCACACCTCAACAGTCAATCAATATTTAGCCATTGCCTTCATTGCGGCAAGGCTCGCCTACCATGCCATTTATCTGTTGAATTGGTCGACATTACGATCCACCATCTGGTTTGTGGGATGGTTGTGTTCAATCAGTATTTTGTGGAATTGCATTCCTTAAAGACTCTGGTAACAAGCCCACAGCCTGTCTACAACCCCAGCCAGCGTATAAAATGGGCAGTTGTTTTCAGAGTTGCTGTGGGGCGACTGTCAAAAGAAATCAGGTAGTCGTCCGTGCCCGGGTTTTCCTCGCTGTCGTCTCGTTTGTTAATGGTTTTAATCTTCCCAAGATTCATCAGCTTCATTTCGGTGATGTAATAGCCGCGCAGACGCTTCACCTCAGGAATGACAAAATAAAAGTGGCTGAAATCAGGTCGCGGTTGCTGGGTGTTGCCAAGCAGGGTGGTGAATTCATCCTGGCTTAAGGCAATGTATTCAATTTTATCAATCTGTCTTCTCAGCATGCGTTCCAGCGGCGGCGGGCGATGAAAGAATCGCAGGTAATTATCGGCGGTAATCACCACAATCGGTTCATTTTCTTCCCGCTGATTGTTTTTATTGAGATCTACGAAAAGAATTCCATCGCGCGTTTCA
This Legionella sp. MW5194 DNA region includes the following protein-coding sequences:
- a CDS encoding MAPEG family protein, which produces MTTLLICLFIAALLPYLSKLAVVYAIKKEGRYDNHHPRQQQAGLTGLGARAVAAHQNSFEALLVFSTAVLAALATEHTSTVNQYLAIAFIAARLAYHAIYLLNWSTLRSTIWFVGWLCSISILWNCIP